One Chlamydiales bacterium genomic window, AATCGGAGAGGAAGGAAAAACCGTTGAAGAAGTTTATGAACCTTTTCTTATTTTACAAGGATATTTAAAACGAACACCTAGAGGAAGAGTGGCGACTAATCGTGCTTATCTTCATTTAGGGAAAAAGAGGAAATAGATATGCGAACATTAGTGTTTTGTGGATTATTGTTGATGATACCTCTCGGTGCTGCTCCCCTTTGTAGTCCGAAAAAGACTGCTAATGCTATGCCCGTTGGTCCAAAAATTAAAGTTCTTCTTCAAAAAAATGCTGAATCAGCTTTTTTAGAAGTCAAAGGCCCTTATCGCGTGATAAGAAAGGATACTGGCTCTACTTTGAGTTTAGGTAGATCAGAAAAGCATTATATGATTCATGCTTTACAGGATGGATTGCGTTGGGGTGAAGAATACCCAGATGTTTATCAGATTACCATTCTTCCTACTCATCCTCACACTTTATTATATGTTGATGGGATTCAATACAAAGGAACAGTCTCAGTTTACCATGTGCGTAATCATAAAATTGCTATTGTAAATGAAGTGGCAATTGAAGACTTTTTGAAGTCAACATTAGCATTTGATGATCAACTTCCTTTCGATAAAGAGG contains:
- a CDS encoding SpoIID/LytB domain-containing protein yields the protein MRTLVFCGLLLMIPLGAAPLCSPKKTANAMPVGPKIKVLLQKNAESAFLEVKGPYRVIRKDTGSTLSLGRSEKHYMIHALQDGLRWGEEYPDVYQITILPTHPHTLLYVDGIQYKGTVSVYHVRNHKIAIVNEVAIEDFLKSTLAFDDQLPFDKEAMCAIAITARTEAYNRLLKSQSLNLPWSITAQEAGYSGVIQKCNHGVEKAVDWTRYMVLESSSQKDQIQSLDFSRSKAQELAHEGYDAQKILHFFFPKHKMAITLNENEVVYR